A window from Eubalaena glacialis isolate mEubGla1 chromosome 1, mEubGla1.1.hap2.+ XY, whole genome shotgun sequence encodes these proteins:
- the AP1S3 gene encoding AP-1 complex subunit sigma-3 — MIHFILLFSRQGKLRLQKWYTTLPDKERKKITREIVQIILSRGQRTSSFVDWKELKLVYKRYASLYFCCAVENQDNELLTLEIVHRYVELLDKYFGNVCELDIIFNFEKAYFILDEFIIGGEIQETSKKSAVKAIEDSDMLQETMEEYMNKPTF; from the exons ATTCATTTCATATTGCTCTTCAGTCGACAAGGGAAATTACGGCTGCAGAAATGGTACACTACTCTCCCtgacaaggaaaggaaaaagatcaCCCGGGAAATTGTTCAGATTATTCTCTCTCGTGGTCAGAGGACAAGCAGTTTTGTTGATTGGAAGGAGCTAAAACTTGTTTATAAAAG gtATGCTAGTTTATatttttgctgtgcagtagaaaatCAGGACAATGAGCTCTTGACACTAGAGATTGTGCATCGTTATGTGGAGTTGCTGGACAAATACTTTGGAAAT GTCTGCGAGCTagatattatctttaattttgaaAAGGCTTATTTTATCCTGGACGAGTTTATAATAGGtggagaaattcaggaaacatcCAAGAAATCTGCTGTTAAAGCCATTGAGGATTCTGATATGTTACAGGAG ACAATGGAAGAATACATGAACAAGCCTACGTTTTAA